In Streptomyces sp. NBC_00091, the following proteins share a genomic window:
- a CDS encoding sigma-70 family RNA polymerase sigma factor: MSPSPTLQRTEPEALAELQRDHGRALFGFLLGLTAGDAQRAEDLVQETLVRVWQHPEVLASGHESMRPWLFTVARRLAIDARRARLSRPQEVDSDGLEQAPAPEDAVAGSVTAIDVRRAVGSLGPEHRAVLMQVYFQDRSVAEAAAELGIPAGTVKSRTYYALRALRKGLQGYGLGA, encoded by the coding sequence GTGTCGCCCTCCCCCACCCTCCAGCGCACGGAACCCGAGGCGCTCGCCGAACTCCAGCGCGACCACGGGCGGGCCCTGTTCGGTTTCCTGCTCGGCCTCACCGCAGGGGACGCCCAACGCGCCGAGGACCTCGTCCAGGAGACCCTCGTACGGGTCTGGCAGCATCCGGAGGTGCTGGCGAGCGGGCACGAATCGATGCGGCCCTGGCTGTTCACGGTGGCGCGGCGGCTCGCGATCGACGCCCGCCGGGCCCGGCTCTCACGGCCGCAGGAGGTCGACTCCGACGGCCTGGAGCAGGCACCCGCCCCCGAGGACGCGGTGGCCGGCTCGGTCACCGCGATCGACGTCCGGCGGGCGGTGGGCAGCCTGGGGCCCGAGCACCGGGCCGTGCTGATGCAGGTCTACTTCCAGGACCGCTCGGTGGCCGAGGCGGCGGCGGAGCTCGGCATCCCCGCCGGAACGGTCAAGTCCCGTACGTACTACGCCCTGCGCGCCCTGCGCAAGGGGCTCCAGGGGTACGGGCTCGGCGCCTGA